From one Lycium ferocissimum isolate CSIRO_LF1 chromosome 5, AGI_CSIRO_Lferr_CH_V1, whole genome shotgun sequence genomic stretch:
- the LOC132056615 gene encoding uncharacterized protein LOC132056615: MEAEKLATTHGCCPNPLLILLEHQNQQPIPKIKSTTSACRHSFAATTTSSFFPNTHFTNHESLPSYQESFAQFIKTYPKYSDTRQVDKIRNQEYYHLSVSNHVCLDYIGIGLFSYLQVHECCNYPFFDISCKSVNLKSELLHGGHGSELESSIKKKILNFLNISPNEYSMVFTVNRSSAFKLIAESYPFKTSRKLLTVYDHESEALETMVNTSEKRGANIMSAEFKWPRLRINSEKLRKLIIRKKKKKKSRGLFVFPLQSRLTGASYSYQWMSLAQENGWHLLLDACALGPKDMDSFGLSLIHPDFLICSFYKVFGENPTGFGCLIVKKSVVSMLEASVSTGIVSLFPPTSLDSSGSGTELEQKANFVTKLDELHISGSYSAHKEKSIEESGQSSIAQGSNTKLEEKGNTEIQCRCLDHVDSLGLMQIGNRRRYLVNWLISALLKLKHPNRLDHFPLVKIYGPKIKFDRGTAMAFNLFDWKGERVEPILIQKLADRNNISLSHGFLSHMWFPDKYEEEKQRTIESKKGEEKDAESKKSKRTELGISVVTIALSFLANFEDVYRLWTFIAQFLDADFVEKERWRYSSLYQKTIEV, from the coding sequence ATGGAGGCTGAGAAATTAGCAACAACTCATGGTTGTTGCCCTAATCCTTTGCTTATACTGCTTGAGCATCAGAACCAACAGCCTATTCCAAAGATCAAAAGCACAACTTCAGCTTGTCGACATAGCTTTGCAGCCACGACAACTTCCTCTTTCTTCCCAAATACACATTTCACTAACCATGAATCCCTACCttcatatcaagaatcatttGCTCAGTTCATTAAAACATATCCGAAATACTCGGATACTCGACAAGTCGACAAAATTCGGAATCAAGAATACTATCATCTGTCAGTCTCCAACCATGTGTGCCTGGATTACATTGGCATTGGTCTCTTCTCTTATTTACAGGTTCATGAATGTTGTAATTATCCTTTCTTTGACATATCTTGCAAGTCTGTTAATCTTAAATCTGAGTTACTACATGGTGGTCATGGATCAGAATTAGAATCCAgtatcaagaaaaaaatcttgaattttcttaacaTATCTCCAAATGAATATTCCATGGTTTTTACTGTTAATAGATCATCAGCTTTCAAGCTTATAGCAGAATCTTACCCTTTCAAAACGAGTCGAAAGCTTCTTACAGTTTATGACCATGAGAGTGAAGCATTGGAGACCATGGTCAATACATCAGAGAAAAGAGGGGCCAATATAATGTCAGCAGAATTCAAGTGGCCACGGCTAAGAATAAACTCTGAGAAACTCAGGAAACTTATtataaggaaaaagaagaaaaagaaatcaaggGGACTGTTTGTGTTTCCTCTCCAGTCAAGATTGACTGGAGCCAGTTACTCTTATCAGTGGATGAGCTTGGCGCAGGAAAATGGTTGGCATCTATTGCTTGATGCTTGTGCATTGGGACCTAAGGATATGGATAGCTTTGGACTTTCTCTCATCCATCCTGATTTCCTTATTTGCTCTTTCTACAAGGTTTTCGGTGAAAATCCTACAGGGTTCGGATGCCTAATCGTCAAGAAATCGGTTGTATCGATGTTGGAAGCTTCTGTTAGTACAGGCATTGTAAGTCTTTTTCCACCAACTTCACTAGATTCATCAGGTAGTGGCACGGAGCTTGAACAAAAAGCCAACTTTGTTACAAAACTGGATGAGCTGCATATATCTGGCTCTTATTCAGCTCACAAGGAAAAGAGCATAGAGGAATCAGGTCAATCTAGTATTGCACAAGGCAGTAACACTAAGCTGGAAGAAAAGGGAAACACAGAGATTCAATGCCGATGCTTGGATCATGTGGATTCACTGGGATTGATGCAAATTGGTAACAGAAGAAGGTATCTAGTGAATTGGCTTATTAGTGCACTCCTCAAACTCAAGCATCCAAATAGGTTGGATCATTTTCCTCTGGTCAAAATTTATGGACCAAAGATAAAATTTGACAGGGGAACAGCTATGGCGTTTAATCTGTTCGACTGGAAAGGAGAAAGGGTGGAACCAATTCTCATACAGAAGCTTGCAGATCGGAACAATATTTCTCTCAGCCATGGGTTTCTGTCACACATGTGGTTTCCAGACAAGTATGAGGAAGAGAAGCAGAGGACTATAGAAAGTAAAAAGGGTGAAGAAAAAGATGCAGAGAGCAAAAAGTCTAAAAGAACTGAACTTGGCATATCAGTAGTAACCATTGCCCTTAGCTTTCTGGCCAACTTTGAAGATGTTTACCGGCTTTGGACATTCATAGCTCAGTTTCTTGATGCAGACTTTGTGGAGAAAGAACGGTGGAGATACAGCTCGCTGTATCAGAAAACTATTGAAGTTTAA